Genomic DNA from Deinococcus sonorensis KR-87:
TGGGCGGTGAGCATCACGATCCGCAGGTCCGGCCAGCGCTGCTTGACTTCGCGTGCGGTCTGGATGCCGTCCATGCCGGGCAGGCCGATGTCGAGCACAGCCACGTCCACCTGCACCTGCGCCAGCCATTCCAGGCCCTCCTCGCCGCTTCTGGCCTCCGCCACCACCCGCAGGTCCGGCTCGAGGTTGATGGTCGCCCGCAGGCCGTCGCGGGTGAAGGCGTGGTCCTCGACCAGCAGCACACGGACCGGGTCACGCATGCGGGGCCTCCAGCGGGAGCGTCAGGGTGAAGCGGCTCCGGGCCCGGGCGGTGCGCAGGTAGGCCACGTGCCCGTGGTGCGCCTCCGCGATGCGGCGGGTGAGGTACAGGCCCAGGCCGGTGCCGCCCCCCGCACCGCCCGTGCGGAAACGCTGGAACAGCCAGCGTTCCCGGTCCGGGGGGACGCCGGGACCCTCATCCTGGACGGTGAAGAGGGCCTCCTCACCGTCGCCGGTCAGGCCGACGGTGACGGTCCCGCCGGGCGGGCTGAACTTGATCGCGTTGTCCAGCAGATTCTGCACCGCCCGCCTCAGATCACGCCGGTTGCCCGCAACGTGGACGCCCTCCAGTCGCGGTTCCAGCGTCACGCCCTTCGCGTCCGCGTGGGGGCGCAGGTCACGGATGACGTTGAGGACGACTTCCCGCAGGTGAACGGACTCGCGGTGCTCTCCGGTGGCGTCCCGGCTCTCGAACCGGGCGACGAGCAGCAACTGGTCCGCCAGGTCGAGGAGCGTCTCGTTGGCCCCCAGCCCGTTGACCAGGGTGGCGCGGTAGTCGTCCGGCAGGGAGCCGTACGCCCCTCGCAGGGCGGCGCGCATGTTCATGGCATTGGCCAGCAGGGGGGTGCGCAGGTCATGGGACACCGCGTAGATCAGGTCGCGCAGCAGCTCGCCCTGCTCGGCCAGCTGCGCGCGACCCTCGCGCAGGTCGTCGAGCAGGGCGGTGCGTTCCAGCAGCGGCTGCAGCGCGCGGATCGCCTCACCCGTCAGGTTCGGCGGTGTGTGCGGGGCGGTCAGGATCACCAGCA
This window encodes:
- a CDS encoding sensor histidine kinase, with amino-acid sequence MSALTTRDVTRERVAPPRLPLSDGTVWAVALILMAAVLLADLLTPASLAVGTVLSASVAFAALGASRRTAWHLTGLAVLANVGAGLWNGARDGVHPTDLANRAVSILAVLLVGYLTIRARTASERAIALREQERQHQRERALRGLAEDMGGPLGQAEFVERAAAALQRLTGALTVEIGAVDRAMLRAPHARVISVSADPAPPSRLGTRVPLEFLAHPVGTGDVWAADGGRVVLARLRRPTQGDLLVILTAPHTPPNLTGEAIRALQPLLERTALLDDLREGRAQLAEQGELLRDLIYAVSHDLRTPLLANAMNMRAALRGAYGSLPDDYRATLVNGLGANETLLDLADQLLLVARFESRDATGEHRESVHLREVVLNVIRDLRPHADAKGVTLEPRLEGVHVAGNRRDLRRAVQNLLDNAIKFSPPGGTVTVGLTGDGEEALFTVQDEGPGVPPDRERWLFQRFRTGGAGGGTGLGLYLTRRIAEAHHGHVAYLRTARARSRFTLTLPLEAPHA